The region CCGTCGCCCCGTCGGTCGACTCGAGGCTGGGGTCGAATTCGACGGTTTCGGACCCGAGTTCGCCGCCGGAGATGTCGGCGTCACACAGTTGGGCCATCGTCTCGAGCACCGCGAGGTGTTGGTGGCGAAGGCCGGGTGTCGGTCGATCGCCGCGAACTGACTCGATGCGAATCGACTCGTTTCTCAAGACGGCGAGGGCGAGCGCGCTCCTGATGAACTGGCCGCCCGCGTCAGAACCGTCGAGCTCGTGGTCCGGAGGCATGGGGAGAATGCGTCTCTCGAGAAGCGTATTGCTACCGGTGACGGCAGCGAAGTCGTGTGACGAATGGTACCTACTGTGCCGCTTTCTGAAGCTTTTCCGTGATGGGTCGACGAGTGAGGACGAATGCGAATCTGGGCCGATCCACTCAAACGCCGCTGGCTGCTCTGGGCGACGCTCGGCGTCGTCTTCTTACTCGTCAACGTCAATCGTCTCTCTTCGGCCGTGCTGGCGGAGGATCTCATGGGTGCGTTCGAGACGACGGGAGCCCAGTTAGGAACGCTTCACGCCGTCTTCTTCTGGGTGTACGCGTTCATGCAGATTCCGACGGGCATCCTCGCGGATCGTGTCGGGCCGCGGGTGACGGCGACGATCGGCGCGGCGGTGATGAACGTCGGCGTGGTCTGGTTCGCACTGACGGACAGCTACCTCGCCGCACTCGCCGCCCGGGGACTCGTCGGCCTCGGCGGCAGCGTGATCTTCGTCTGCATCCTCCGATTCTGTGCGAACTGGTACCGCGCCGACGAGTTCGCGACGATGAGCGGCGCAACGTTCGCGATCTCCGGCATCGGTGGCGTCGTCGCGACGACGCCGCTGGCCCTCGCCGTCGACGCTACTGACTGGCGAACGGCCATCGGCGGACTCGGCGTCCTCGGTCTCCTCTTCGCTGTCGTCGTCTTCGCCGTCGTCCGGAACAGCCCACGTGAGGCCGGTTTCGACTCGCTCGAGGGCGTCCCCGACCAGCCGACGCTGTCGAACGCCGAACTCAAGACCTACCTCTCCGATATCTTCCGCGA is a window of Natronorubrum sediminis DNA encoding:
- a CDS encoding MFS transporter produces the protein MRIWADPLKRRWLLWATLGVVFLLVNVNRLSSAVLAEDLMGAFETTGAQLGTLHAVFFWVYAFMQIPTGILADRVGPRVTATIGAAVMNVGVVWFALTDSYLAALAARGLVGLGGSVIFVCILRFCANWYRADEFATMSGATFAISGIGGVVATTPLALAVDATDWRTAIGGLGVLGLLFAVVVFAVVRNSPREAGFDSLEGVPDQPTLSNAELKTYLSDIFRDPLIWVVAIMLFCASGVNLTLFGLWGIPYIVQVYDVSVTYASFFTLLGGVGVMIGPPAIGWLSDRIGKRGELMVGGGALFVASLAIIALVGDPPLVVVGAVFFFSGLLLGSFLLGYAVVKDRHPDSASGISTGTVNGAGFFGAAILPTLMGWALDDYWAGDVVGGTRVYTETGYQIAFAIATVAGLVALCCTLWLYRHERRTSAATVEDGRQPSH